In one Nocardioides luteus genomic region, the following are encoded:
- the carA gene encoding glutamine-hydrolyzing carbamoyl-phosphate synthase small subunit — protein MPLHAHKEALLVLEDGRSFRGESFGAEGETFGEAVFSTGMTGYQETLTDPSYHQQVVVMTAPHVGNTGVNDEDPESRRIWVAGYVVRDPARVSSNWRAQRTLDDELRDQSVVGISGIDTRALTRHLRERGAMRVGISTIETDPEALLKKVLASAEMSGANLSDAVSTQEAYVVPAQGEKRFTVAALDLGIKEMTPERMAERGIEVHVLPATATLEDVLATKPDGLFYSNGPGDPAATTGQVELLKAALAEDIPYFGICFGNQLFGRALGFGTYKLKYGHRGINQPVMDLTTRKVEVTAHNHGFAVDAPIGEETATDYGIATVSHVNLNDDCVEGLELKDAETGKLKGFSVQYHPEAAAGPHDAAYLFDRFISLMAKEV, from the coding sequence GTGCCGCTGCATGCCCACAAAGAAGCACTCCTCGTACTCGAGGATGGTCGATCGTTCCGGGGGGAGTCGTTCGGCGCCGAGGGTGAGACCTTCGGCGAGGCGGTCTTCTCCACCGGCATGACGGGCTATCAGGAGACGCTGACCGACCCGAGCTACCACCAGCAGGTGGTCGTGATGACCGCGCCCCACGTCGGCAACACCGGCGTGAACGACGAGGACCCCGAGTCGCGCAGGATCTGGGTCGCCGGCTACGTCGTCCGCGACCCTGCGCGGGTCTCCTCCAACTGGCGCGCCCAGCGCACCCTCGACGACGAGCTCCGCGACCAGTCCGTGGTCGGCATCAGCGGGATCGACACCCGCGCCCTCACCCGTCACCTGCGTGAGCGCGGCGCGATGCGCGTCGGGATCTCCACCATCGAGACCGACCCCGAGGCCCTGCTGAAGAAGGTGCTCGCCTCCGCCGAGATGAGCGGTGCGAACCTCTCCGACGCGGTCAGCACCCAGGAGGCGTACGTCGTCCCCGCACAGGGCGAGAAGCGGTTCACCGTCGCCGCCCTCGACCTGGGCATCAAGGAGATGACCCCCGAGCGGATGGCCGAGCGCGGCATCGAGGTGCACGTGCTCCCGGCGACTGCGACCCTCGAGGACGTCCTCGCGACGAAACCGGACGGGCTCTTCTACTCCAACGGCCCGGGTGACCCGGCCGCGACCACCGGCCAGGTGGAGCTGCTCAAGGCGGCGCTGGCCGAGGACATCCCCTACTTCGGCATCTGCTTCGGCAACCAGCTCTTCGGCCGCGCGCTGGGCTTCGGGACGTACAAGCTCAAGTACGGTCACCGCGGGATCAACCAGCCGGTCATGGACCTCACCACCCGCAAGGTCGAGGTGACGGCCCATAACCACGGCTTCGCCGTGGACGCCCCGATCGGGGAGGAGACGGCGACCGACTACGGCATCGCGACCGTCTCCCACGTCAACCTCAACGACGACTGCGTCGAGGGCCTCGAGCTGAAGGACGCCGAGACCGGGAAGCTCAAGGGCTTCTCCGTCCAGTACCACCCGGAGGCAGCGGCCGGCCCGCACGATGCCGCCTACCTCTTCGACCGGTTCATCTCTCTCATGGCGAAGGAGGTCTGA
- a CDS encoding type II toxin-antitoxin system VapB family antitoxin — protein MTETSISIDKELLAEARKIAGTTTNQAAIDHALRDLVEREAASAEFDRIVERELGDTKVTLEF, from the coding sequence ATGACCGAGACGTCGATCAGCATCGACAAGGAGCTGTTGGCCGAGGCGAGGAAGATCGCCGGCACGACGACCAACCAGGCTGCGATCGACCACGCGCTGCGTGACCTGGTCGAGCGCGAGGCCGCCTCCGCGGAGTTCGACCGCATCGTCGAGCGCGAGCTGGGCGACACGAAGGTCACGCTGGAGTTCTGA
- a CDS encoding endonuclease V, protein MVTRFGAADVHYPLSGGGHAALVVSEEPALGEIVEQRTAWLDEVAPYTPGRFYERELPALTTLLTDVDPLDVLIVDGYVDLNPDGTPGLGWHVWKAGLAPVVIGVAKTAFRGATHAEPVLRGTSTRPLYVTAAGVSRTDAADLVRTMSGSARLPEALRLVDRLARSVR, encoded by the coding sequence GTGGTGACCCGGTTCGGCGCGGCCGATGTCCATTACCCGCTATCCGGTGGGGGGCATGCCGCACTCGTGGTGAGCGAGGAGCCCGCGCTGGGCGAGATCGTCGAGCAACGTACGGCCTGGCTCGACGAGGTCGCCCCCTACACCCCGGGCAGGTTCTACGAACGCGAGCTGCCCGCGCTGACCACCCTCCTCACCGACGTCGATCCGCTCGACGTGCTCATCGTCGACGGGTACGTCGACCTCAACCCGGACGGAACGCCCGGTCTGGGGTGGCACGTCTGGAAGGCCGGCCTCGCTCCGGTGGTCATCGGCGTCGCCAAGACCGCGTTTCGCGGCGCCACCCACGCCGAGCCCGTCCTCCGGGGAACGTCGACCAGACCGTTGTACGTCACAGCCGCAGGCGTGTCGCGAACCGATGCCGCCGACCTCGTTCGCACCATGTCGGGCTCAGCCCGCCTCCCCGAGGCCCTGCGACTTGTCGACCGACTCGCCCGGTCGGTGCGCTGA
- the pyrR gene encoding bifunctional pyr operon transcriptional regulator/uracil phosphoribosyltransferase PyrR has protein sequence MPATDGRVVLDSRDISRALTRISHEILERNRDAEDLVLLGLHTRGVPLAKRIATRIEAAEGHPVAHGALDVTMYRDDLRTHPTRAPHHTEIPPGGIDGKTVVLVDDVLFSGRTVRAALDALADYGRPAVVRLAVLVDRGHRQLPIRADHVGKNLPTARSERVGLRLEETDGIDEVRIVELEGVPA, from the coding sequence ATGCCCGCGACCGATGGTCGCGTCGTGCTCGACTCCCGTGACATCTCCCGGGCGCTGACCCGGATCTCCCACGAGATCCTGGAGCGCAACCGCGACGCCGAGGACCTGGTGCTGCTGGGTCTGCACACCCGCGGGGTGCCGCTGGCCAAGCGGATCGCCACGCGGATCGAGGCTGCCGAGGGCCATCCGGTGGCTCACGGCGCGCTCGACGTGACGATGTACCGCGACGATCTGCGCACCCACCCGACCCGGGCGCCGCACCACACCGAGATCCCGCCCGGCGGCATCGACGGGAAGACCGTCGTGCTGGTCGACGACGTGCTCTTCTCGGGCCGCACGGTCCGGGCCGCGCTCGACGCGCTGGCCGACTACGGCCGACCCGCCGTCGTACGCCTGGCCGTGCTCGTCGACCGCGGCCATCGGCAGCTGCCGATCCGAGCCGACCACGTCGGCAAGAACCTCCCGACGGCACGCTCCGAGCGGGTCGGGCTGCGGCTGGAGGAGACCGACGGCATCGACGAGGTACGCATCGTGGAGCTGGAAGGGGTGCCCGCATGA
- a CDS encoding AIM24 family protein, with the protein MTDAAWYPDPTGQAELRYYDGSQWTEHVSTGGQQSTAPLTPPQATVEQEAPTQVGSAQAAQAAYGDHAHAQQAQYGQQPAQAQPAGDAFAGISGDLIDGRFSEIEGNGAVLQNKKLLRVRVGEPFQARQGSMVAYQGNVQFKYQGGGVGKFLKKAVTGEGLSLMGVEGQGDVFLADAAKEVHILQLNNSGISINGDHVLAFSNSLQWNIERVQGAGMLTGGLFNTTLRGTGWVAVTTEGDPVVLNAAEAPTFADTNAVVGWSLGLQTSLQKSFTAGALIGRGSGEAFQVAFHGAGFVIVQPSEGAVVPPHSHS; encoded by the coding sequence ATGACGGACGCAGCGTGGTACCCGGACCCGACCGGACAGGCCGAGCTTCGCTACTACGACGGGAGCCAGTGGACCGAGCACGTCTCCACGGGCGGGCAGCAGTCGACGGCGCCCCTGACGCCGCCGCAGGCCACCGTGGAGCAGGAGGCTCCGACGCAGGTCGGCTCGGCGCAGGCCGCGCAGGCGGCGTACGGCGACCACGCGCACGCGCAGCAGGCCCAGTACGGGCAGCAGCCTGCCCAGGCTCAGCCCGCGGGCGACGCGTTCGCGGGGATCTCCGGTGACCTGATCGACGGTCGCTTCTCCGAGATCGAGGGCAACGGCGCGGTGCTGCAGAACAAGAAGCTCCTGCGCGTACGCGTGGGCGAGCCGTTCCAGGCGCGCCAGGGCTCGATGGTGGCCTACCAGGGCAACGTGCAGTTCAAGTACCAGGGCGGCGGCGTCGGGAAGTTCCTCAAGAAGGCCGTGACCGGTGAGGGTCTGAGCCTGATGGGTGTCGAGGGTCAGGGCGACGTCTTCCTGGCCGACGCGGCCAAGGAGGTCCACATCCTCCAGCTGAACAACTCCGGCATCTCGATCAACGGCGACCACGTGCTCGCCTTCTCCAACAGCCTGCAGTGGAACATCGAGCGGGTCCAGGGCGCCGGCATGCTCACCGGCGGCCTCTTCAACACGACCCTGCGCGGCACCGGCTGGGTCGCGGTCACCACCGAGGGCGACCCGGTGGTCCTCAACGCCGCCGAGGCGCCGACCTTCGCCGACACCAACGCGGTCGTCGGCTGGTCGCTCGGCCTCCAGACCAGCCTGCAGAAGTCGTTCACCGCCGGCGCGCTCATCGGCCGCGGCAGCGGCGAGGCGTTCCAGGTCGCCTTCCACGGTGCGGGCTTCGTGATCGTGCAGCCGTCCGAGGGCGCGGTCGTCCCGCCCCACTCGCACAGCTGA
- a CDS encoding ABC-F family ATP-binding cassette domain-containing protein has product MPMNPIVVRDLSVSFRSGSVLTGIDLTVSPGERIALVGENGAGKSTLLRAIARRLPASAQRTGTLEAPDDLVWLPQEPPFRDEASIEDVLATTLRPLREAVATVETLADRLDDPEVAETYARALDFAVAHDAWDADRRAILAAERLGLSGLDRERPISTLSGGQRTRLALATAITRRPDALLLDEPTNHLDDEAVTVLGEFLRDLPGVVLMASHDRVFLDEVATGLFDLDPTAFGTDGAGGRLFGGGWSAYEESRKAARERWEQTYAEQQEELKRLRTATRIGNDAIAHNRGPTDNDKFIYKFKGSNVERTVARRKKDANRRLEEAEEAQVRKPPPPLRLNAALSAAGASGRMVVVRDLVVEERLSLPVLDITAGEHLLITGPNGSGKSTLLGVISGRVKPTSGDVQVSARHVEELTQDPQFGDLRRKVADVYRESVGEVLATEVPLRELGLVHPRDLNRPVGALSVGQRRRLDLAIAIATGPDLLLLDEPTNHISLTLAGELEEAIDVTAGTIVVASHDRWLRRRWAGPEHRLVP; this is encoded by the coding sequence ATGCCTATGAATCCCATCGTCGTCCGCGACCTCTCCGTCTCCTTCCGCAGCGGCTCCGTTCTCACCGGGATCGACCTCACCGTCTCCCCGGGCGAGCGGATCGCGCTCGTGGGGGAGAACGGCGCCGGCAAGTCCACGCTGCTCCGCGCTATCGCACGCAGGCTTCCCGCCAGCGCCCAACGCACCGGCACCCTCGAGGCGCCCGACGACCTCGTCTGGCTGCCCCAGGAGCCGCCGTTCCGCGACGAGGCGAGCATCGAGGACGTGCTCGCCACCACTCTGCGTCCGCTGCGTGAGGCCGTCGCGACGGTCGAGACGCTCGCCGACCGGCTCGACGACCCCGAGGTCGCCGAGACGTATGCACGTGCCCTCGACTTCGCCGTCGCCCACGACGCGTGGGACGCCGACCGGCGGGCCATCCTGGCCGCCGAGCGGCTCGGCCTCAGCGGGCTCGACCGGGAGCGGCCGATCAGCACGCTCTCCGGCGGTCAGCGGACTCGGCTTGCGCTCGCGACGGCGATCACGCGACGGCCCGACGCGCTGCTGCTCGACGAGCCGACCAACCACCTCGACGACGAGGCGGTCACGGTGCTGGGGGAGTTCCTGCGCGATCTGCCCGGCGTCGTCCTGATGGCCTCCCACGACCGGGTCTTCCTCGACGAGGTCGCCACCGGGCTCTTCGACCTCGACCCGACGGCCTTCGGCACCGACGGTGCCGGTGGCCGGCTCTTCGGCGGTGGCTGGAGCGCCTACGAGGAGTCCCGGAAGGCCGCGCGCGAGCGGTGGGAGCAGACCTACGCCGAGCAGCAGGAGGAGCTCAAGCGCCTGCGTACCGCGACCAGGATCGGCAACGACGCGATCGCCCACAACCGAGGCCCGACCGACAACGACAAGTTCATCTACAAGTTCAAGGGCAGCAACGTCGAGCGCACCGTCGCCCGCCGCAAGAAGGACGCCAACCGGCGGCTGGAGGAGGCCGAGGAGGCACAGGTACGCAAGCCGCCTCCGCCGTTGCGCCTCAACGCCGCGCTGTCGGCTGCGGGGGCGAGCGGACGGATGGTCGTCGTGCGCGACCTGGTGGTCGAGGAGCGGCTCAGCCTGCCGGTCCTCGACATCACGGCGGGGGAGCACCTGCTGATCACCGGGCCCAACGGCAGCGGCAAGTCCACGCTGCTCGGGGTGATCTCGGGCCGGGTGAAGCCCACCTCGGGAGACGTCCAGGTCAGTGCTCGGCACGTCGAGGAGCTCACCCAGGACCCGCAGTTCGGAGACCTGCGCCGCAAGGTCGCCGACGTCTACCGCGAGTCCGTGGGGGAGGTGCTGGCGACGGAGGTGCCGCTGCGCGAGCTGGGCCTGGTCCACCCGCGCGACCTCAACCGGCCCGTCGGTGCCTTGAGCGTCGGGCAGCGTCGCCGGCTGGACCTGGCGATCGCGATCGCGACCGGTCCGGACCTCTTGCTCCTCGACGAGCCGACCAACCACATCTCGCTCACCCTGGCAGGCGAGCTGGAGGAAGCGATCGATGTCACCGCGGGCACCATCGTCGTCGCCTCCCACGACCGTTGGCTGCGCCGACGCTGGGCCGGTCCGGAGCACCGCCTCGTGCCCTGA
- a CDS encoding DUF2200 domain-containing protein: MDNLARVYKMPFGSVYPHYVTKVEKKGRTKAELHQVITWLTGFDDEAIAKHIEAETSFAEFFAAADLNPASELITGVVCGVRVQDIEDPVMRQVRYLDKLVDELAKGKAMEKILRG; encoded by the coding sequence GTGGATAACCTCGCGCGCGTCTACAAGATGCCCTTCGGCTCCGTCTACCCGCACTACGTGACGAAGGTCGAGAAGAAGGGCCGCACCAAGGCCGAGCTGCACCAGGTGATCACCTGGCTGACCGGCTTCGACGACGAGGCGATCGCCAAGCACATCGAGGCGGAGACCAGCTTCGCGGAGTTCTTCGCCGCCGCCGACCTCAACCCGGCCTCGGAGCTCATCACCGGCGTCGTCTGCGGGGTGCGGGTCCAGGACATCGAGGACCCGGTCATGCGTCAGGTGCGCTACCTCGACAAGCTGGTCGACGAGCTGGCCAAGGGCAAGGCGATGGAGAAGATCCTGCGCGGTTAG
- a CDS encoding methyltransferase domain-containing protein: protein MTDVFSDKLAQWRAYTATPWGRIRYTVVEEVLRRQCAELGAGLRILDVGGGDGMDAMPLALAGHDVTIVDPSEAWLAEAKRRAAEAGVSLTTLVGGVEELPEGEWDLVLCHFVLHYRPADAGDVRRLAAAVRPGGRLSVMVPNPASMVLRQLVTGGPEAALTELRADTKRAVTFDHDVRKVSMGDLEAELAAAGLRLNGRFGTRIANDLLTDDAAKHDPAYFDRLLELERELCDQEPFVRIAGMYQLVAERPA from the coding sequence GTGACCGACGTCTTCTCTGACAAGCTCGCGCAGTGGCGGGCGTACACCGCGACCCCGTGGGGCCGGATCCGCTACACGGTGGTCGAGGAGGTCCTGCGTCGCCAGTGCGCCGAGCTGGGGGCCGGTCTGCGGATCCTCGACGTCGGTGGGGGCGACGGGATGGACGCGATGCCGCTGGCGCTGGCCGGGCACGACGTCACGATCGTCGACCCGTCCGAGGCCTGGCTGGCCGAGGCGAAGCGGCGGGCGGCCGAGGCGGGTGTCTCGCTGACCACGCTCGTCGGTGGCGTCGAGGAGCTGCCCGAGGGGGAATGGGATCTCGTGCTGTGTCATTTCGTGCTGCACTATCGGCCCGCTGACGCCGGAGACGTACGACGCCTCGCAGCCGCCGTCCGCCCCGGCGGGCGGCTCTCGGTGATGGTCCCCAACCCGGCGAGCATGGTCCTGCGCCAGCTGGTCACGGGCGGTCCCGAAGCCGCGCTCACCGAGCTGCGCGCGGACACCAAGCGTGCCGTGACCTTCGACCATGACGTACGCAAGGTGTCGATGGGCGACCTCGAGGCCGAGCTCGCCGCCGCGGGCCTGCGGCTGAACGGCCGCTTCGGCACCAGGATCGCCAACGACCTCCTCACCGACGACGCCGCCAAGCACGACCCCGCCTACTTCGACCGTCTCCTCGAGCTCGAGCGCGAGCTGTGCGACCAGGAGCCGTTCGTACGTATCGCCGGGATGTACCAGCTCGTCGCCGAACGACCCGCCTGA
- a CDS encoding TrmH family RNA methyltransferase — translation MSGAKTKPREIRAMRRSGRHSCWDHLVVAPLWVAYEANLGTLLRTCDAIGACLAVPRTKHYLDALQIGDTLRGRRPCIHWVTPSKEGWIAAQREAGKRIVAVELADGATPLTRLAPAREPTVLLLGHEHQGVPDDVLAEVEECVEIPMVGWGASLNVAVAGSLVAYRLAGLS, via the coding sequence ATGAGCGGCGCCAAGACCAAGCCCCGCGAAATCCGGGCTATGCGGCGATCCGGCCGCCACTCCTGCTGGGACCACCTCGTCGTCGCGCCGCTGTGGGTGGCGTACGAAGCCAACCTCGGCACCCTGCTGCGCACGTGTGACGCGATTGGGGCGTGCCTGGCGGTGCCGCGCACCAAGCACTATCTCGATGCGCTCCAGATCGGTGACACGCTGCGTGGCAGACGTCCGTGCATCCACTGGGTGACGCCCAGCAAGGAGGGGTGGATCGCGGCGCAGCGGGAGGCCGGCAAGCGGATCGTCGCCGTCGAGCTTGCCGACGGCGCGACCCCGTTGACCCGGCTGGCGCCGGCACGGGAGCCGACGGTGCTGTTGCTCGGCCATGAGCACCAGGGAGTGCCGGATGACGTACTCGCGGAGGTCGAGGAGTGCGTCGAGATCCCGATGGTCGGGTGGGGTGCGAGCCTGAACGTCGCGGTGGCCGGAAGCCTGGTGGCCTACCGGCTGGCCGGTCTGTCGTGA
- a CDS encoding NUDIX hydrolase produces MSPEDRLLTDIAIMVDSIEPMDTAESGHIADASAWLCTTDDVFRRSTAPTEPAKHLVSYFLLVDPVSGHVLLGDHRKSGLWLPSGGHVEPGENPAETVRRECVEELGVEAQFHPALGPRPLLVSVTNTRPDRPDVHTDVSLWFVLAHDRHQPLRPDEREYAAVRWWTPSEIRAADPASFDPHMGRMLDKLETLGA; encoded by the coding sequence ATGAGCCCGGAGGACCGACTGTTGACCGACATCGCGATCATGGTGGACTCGATCGAGCCGATGGACACCGCGGAGAGCGGCCACATCGCCGACGCATCGGCGTGGTTGTGCACGACCGACGACGTCTTCCGGCGCAGCACCGCCCCTACCGAGCCGGCCAAGCACCTGGTCTCCTACTTCCTGCTCGTCGACCCCGTCAGCGGTCACGTGCTGCTGGGCGACCACCGTAAGTCCGGCCTCTGGCTGCCCTCCGGCGGCCACGTCGAGCCCGGTGAGAACCCCGCCGAGACCGTCCGCCGCGAGTGCGTCGAGGAGCTCGGTGTCGAGGCGCAGTTTCATCCCGCCCTCGGCCCGCGCCCGCTCCTCGTCAGCGTCACCAACACCCGACCGGACCGGCCCGACGTGCACACCGACGTCAGCCTCTGGTTCGTCCTCGCCCATGACCGTCACCAGCCGCTGCGGCCCGACGAGCGGGAGTACGCCGCAGTGCGCTGGTGGACGCCCTCGGAGATCCGCGCCGCCGACCCCGCGTCGTTCGACCCGCACATGGGTCGGATGCTCGACAAGCTGGAGACGCTCGGAGCCTGA
- a CDS encoding NADPH:quinone reductase, with protein MRAVVYSENGPSSAMRLTERPVPKPGPGEVLVRLVRAGVNPTDWKVRAGVSATLTTPEATPGQDGAGVIEEIGEGVGNHIVGQQVWLYMVQHGQAWGTAAEYVTVPAHKAVELPAGASYDLGASLGVPAMTAHRALTCGAVERVAPGSFDGLTILVHGGAGAVGNAAIQLAVWAGATVITTVSSPEKAALAKAAGAHHIVNYREGDPAAEIREIAPDGVDQIVEVAPADNNDLDRAVVAKRGTIAIYANNGGDELTLPVRATFSLNLRYQFIQLYGIEDAQLQAAAEDVTAAVAAGALRVGPEHGVPLHHYRLEETAAAHDAVEAGAIGKVLIDLE; from the coding sequence ATGCGCGCTGTCGTCTACTCCGAGAACGGTCCCTCCTCCGCCATGCGTCTGACCGAGCGGCCGGTGCCGAAGCCCGGCCCCGGTGAGGTCCTGGTCAGGCTGGTGCGAGCGGGCGTGAATCCCACCGACTGGAAGGTACGCGCCGGCGTGAGCGCGACGCTCACGACTCCGGAGGCCACCCCGGGCCAGGACGGCGCCGGCGTGATCGAGGAGATCGGCGAGGGCGTCGGCAACCACATCGTCGGTCAGCAGGTCTGGCTCTACATGGTCCAGCACGGCCAGGCCTGGGGGACCGCGGCGGAGTACGTCACCGTCCCGGCCCACAAGGCCGTCGAACTCCCCGCCGGAGCCTCCTACGACCTCGGCGCCTCGCTCGGGGTCCCGGCGATGACCGCCCACCGGGCGCTCACCTGCGGAGCGGTGGAGCGGGTGGCCCCGGGCTCGTTCGACGGTCTCACGATCCTCGTCCACGGTGGCGCGGGAGCGGTCGGCAACGCCGCCATCCAGCTGGCCGTGTGGGCGGGGGCGACGGTGATCACCACGGTCAGCTCCCCGGAGAAGGCGGCGCTGGCGAAGGCCGCCGGCGCCCATCACATCGTCAACTACCGCGAGGGCGACCCGGCCGCGGAGATCCGCGAGATCGCGCCCGACGGCGTCGATCAGATCGTCGAGGTCGCACCGGCCGACAACAACGACCTCGACCGCGCGGTCGTCGCCAAGCGCGGCACCATCGCCATCTACGCCAACAACGGTGGTGACGAGCTCACCCTGCCCGTGAGGGCCACCTTCTCGCTCAACCTGCGCTACCAGTTCATCCAGCTCTACGGCATCGAGGACGCGCAGCTCCAGGCCGCGGCCGAGGACGTCACCGCCGCCGTGGCGGCGGGGGCGCTGCGTGTGGGCCCGGAGCACGGCGTACCCCTGCACCACTACCGGCTCGAGGAGACGGCAGCCGCCCACGACGCGGTCGAGGCCGGCGCGATCGGGAAAGTGCTCATCGACCTGGAGTGA
- a CDS encoding aspartate carbamoyltransferase catalytic subunit, with protein sequence MTRHLLSIDDVSAEEIQQLFATAAEMHDVQKREVKKLPALRGRTVINLFFEDSTRTRSSFEIAGKWLSADVINLSAKGSSASKGESLRDTVLTVTAMGVDGLVMRHSASGAAHQVAGWLDIPVINAGDGMHEHPTQALLDGYTLQRQLGGPGSLEGKRIAIVGDLTHSRVFRSNVKSLSKLGASVVAVAPPTLMPSGVAEWAKADGFATSYTLDDVLPEVDAVMMLRVQRERMSGGYFPTSREYTVGYGLTRQRLALLREGVPILHPGPMNRGLEISPEAADAASSRILDQVSAGVAIRMSVLYHLLAGEESA encoded by the coding sequence ATGACGCGCCATCTGCTGTCCATCGACGACGTGAGCGCCGAGGAGATCCAGCAGCTCTTCGCGACCGCCGCCGAGATGCACGACGTCCAGAAGCGCGAGGTCAAGAAGCTCCCTGCGCTGCGCGGACGCACCGTGATCAACCTCTTCTTCGAGGACTCGACCCGCACCCGGTCCTCCTTCGAGATCGCCGGGAAGTGGCTCTCGGCCGACGTCATCAACCTGTCGGCGAAGGGCTCGTCGGCCTCGAAGGGCGAGTCGCTGCGTGACACCGTGCTGACGGTGACCGCGATGGGCGTCGACGGCCTGGTGATGCGTCACTCGGCCTCCGGCGCGGCCCACCAGGTCGCCGGCTGGCTCGACATCCCCGTGATCAACGCCGGCGACGGCATGCACGAGCACCCGACCCAGGCCCTGCTCGACGGCTACACACTGCAGCGCCAGCTCGGTGGGCCGGGCTCGCTGGAGGGCAAGCGGATCGCGATCGTCGGCGACCTGACCCACTCGCGGGTGTTCCGGTCCAACGTGAAGTCGCTGAGCAAGCTCGGCGCCTCGGTCGTCGCGGTCGCGCCGCCCACGCTGATGCCCTCGGGTGTCGCCGAGTGGGCCAAGGCCGACGGCTTCGCCACCTCCTACACGCTGGACGACGTGCTGCCCGAGGTCGACGCGGTGATGATGCTGCGCGTCCAGCGGGAGCGGATGAGCGGCGGCTACTTCCCGACATCGCGCGAATACACCGTGGGCTACGGGCTCACCCGTCAGCGGCTCGCGCTGCTGCGTGAGGGCGTGCCGATCCTGCACCCCGGCCCGATGAACCGTGGCCTGGAGATCTCTCCCGAGGCCGCCGACGCCGCCTCCTCCCGGATCCTCGACCAGGTCTCGGCCGGCGTCGCGATCCGGATGTCCGTCCTCTACCACCTGCTTGCCGGCGAGGAGTCCGCATGA
- a CDS encoding dihydroorotase — translation MSLLIKGASVLGAEPTDVYVDGGVIREIGTVSATADEVVAASGLVLLPGLVDLHTHLRQPGREDAETVASGAAAAAAGGYTAVLAMANTSPVTDTAEAAVSVWELGREAGLADVFPVGAVTKGLAGEELAELALMNRSRAGVTVFSDDGRCVSDPRVMRRALEYVKAFGGVISQHSQDPSLAPYGSACCHEGELSGRLGLPGWPGVAEEVIVARDVMLARHTGSRVHVAHASTAGTVEVLRWAKAQAEKDGSWAVTAEVTPHHLLLTTDLLAGYDPTFKVNPPLRPAEDVEALRAALADGTIDAVATDHAPHARQDKEHAFVDAAFGMLGLEEALSVVSTVMVSSGLLDWAGVARVMSTTPARIAGLEGHGRPVAVGEPANLALVDPAATYVVDRDRSLSLSRNNPWHDRKLTGRVVSTYLRGKQTYAG, via the coding sequence ATGAGCCTGTTGATCAAGGGTGCCTCCGTCCTCGGGGCAGAGCCGACCGATGTGTACGTCGACGGGGGAGTGATCCGGGAGATCGGCACGGTCTCCGCCACCGCGGACGAGGTCGTCGCCGCCTCAGGCCTGGTCCTCCTCCCGGGCCTGGTCGACCTGCACACCCACCTGCGCCAGCCGGGCCGCGAGGACGCCGAGACGGTCGCCTCCGGTGCCGCCGCGGCCGCTGCGGGCGGCTACACCGCCGTGCTCGCGATGGCCAACACCTCGCCGGTCACCGACACCGCCGAAGCCGCGGTCTCGGTGTGGGAGCTCGGCCGCGAGGCCGGTTTGGCCGATGTGTTCCCGGTGGGCGCGGTGACCAAGGGGCTGGCCGGCGAGGAGCTCGCCGAGCTCGCGTTGATGAACCGGTCGCGCGCCGGTGTCACGGTCTTCTCCGACGACGGTCGCTGCGTCTCGGACCCGCGGGTGATGCGGCGGGCGCTGGAGTACGTCAAGGCGTTCGGCGGCGTGATCTCCCAGCACTCCCAGGATCCGTCGCTGGCTCCCTACGGCTCGGCCTGCTGCCACGAGGGCGAGCTCTCCGGACGGCTCGGTCTGCCCGGCTGGCCGGGCGTCGCCGAGGAGGTCATCGTCGCCCGCGACGTGATGCTCGCCCGCCACACCGGCTCGCGCGTCCACGTCGCCCACGCCTCCACCGCGGGCACCGTCGAGGTGCTGCGCTGGGCGAAGGCCCAGGCCGAGAAGGACGGCAGCTGGGCGGTGACCGCCGAGGTCACCCCGCACCACCTGCTGCTGACCACCGACCTGCTCGCCGGCTACGACCCGACCTTCAAGGTCAACCCGCCGCTGCGCCCCGCCGAGGACGTCGAGGCGCTGCGCGCCGCGCTGGCCGACGGCACCATCGACGCCGTCGCCACCGACCACGCCCCGCACGCGCGCCAGGACAAGGAGCACGCCTTCGTCGACGCCGCCTTCGGGATGCTCGGGCTCGAGGAGGCGCTCTCGGTGGTCTCGACCGTCATGGTCTCCTCGGGGCTGCTCGACTGGGCCGGCGTCGCCCGCGTCATGTCCACGACCCCGGCCCGGATCGCCGGTCTCGAGGGCCACGGCCGCCCGGTCGCCGTCGGCGAGCCGGCCAACCTGGCCCTGGTCGACCCGGCCGCGACCTACGTCGTCGACCGCGACCGCTCGCTCTCGCTCTCCCGCAACAACCCCTGGCACGACCGCAAGCTCACCGGTCGTGTCGTCTCCACCTACCTGCGAGGGAAGCAGACCTACGCCGGTTAG